GTTTTGAGCAAATAAGCTTAACTTGAAATTTGTAAACAATAGATATTGTTACATACTAGCATAATttcatatttttgttttaattttgtaaACAACACATGCTATCACATAACTAGtagaaaacaagtttatttttaaatagTCTCCCAATAATAacacaaaaggaaaaaaaatagcAACACATAAAAATTACAAAACAAATGTGAACATACGTATAGATTTAAACTCAACACAATATATTTTTCATACTAGCACATTTCAACTACATAActagcacaattataaaacacttttttgtaacttttttaaaagtcacttttataaataaaaaaagtataacaatattatactcatattaaagataaaaaaatacttgattttatcgtatcattttttttaaataatgaagtatataaaagttatttgagtttaaaaaaaatatccaTAGATCttgttatataatatatttattgtTAATTTCATCTAATCAATCTTAGCCCTTCAACAGAGCCGTCCCTGTAGGCTTCTAAATCTAGGCAACGGCCTAGGGCCTCCAAAAAATAGGGCCTTTAAATATTTTAAAAGTCTTTATATAGCATGTGTATTATGCATTGAACCCAAATAAATAACCGATTTTTAAATAAAAGAGCTTAATTCCAACTCCAACCAATTTGCAATTCGTATTTAATTTAGGTCGCCATCTTTATTTTCACTAACTGTAACATCGCACTTGCCCATTTTGCTCAATTGTGTTGTCGATTGAGGAAAAATTAGAAGTGAAATTAATGGTGTCGCAAGGATAATCTAGGTTGTTTAACGGCTATTTTTTATAGTGATCTCTATATATTGCGATTCACTTAATCACTGTTCTCCCTAAGTTCCTAATTGATACTTTGAATCTTTGACTTTTGATATTGTGCTTGCGACTGAGATTTAGAAGGAAAAAAACAGAACCGATATTTTCTTTATACCCATTCAAAGGGCCTCACCTCTGTAGTTTGGTTAGGGCCTCCAAAAATGTTGGAACGGCTCTGCCCTTCAATCTATCAATAATCAAAATTTGTTCTTAGACCATAGGTCATGGTAAAGGAAGACCCTTGGGAATTATCCGCTATATGGCGgtccagtcagcaatggggcattatggggcgtttttctaaaatggttGTAGTGGGATGTGGGCATTGtgggggcattatgttaaaaagggtgtaaagaattaaataaaaaaaaccataaaaaaaggTATTGGCCAAACAAAAAGGTTACCTGTGATTGGCCAACAAAATCTTCATCCGACGTTTAATTTAGCACGCCCCAACCCAACTTTTGAAGAAAAACGGCCCCGGGGGCGGTGCGCGGGCGTTTTTGAGGCAATTCACGCCAAAATAGTGCCCCACTACGGATGATCTTATTGTTTTTAGATAACATAAGGTTTGTATCGGATCTTAACTCATCTATATTATATCTGGAAATGTATCTGGGTTGGCATCTCTAACTTAGGTTTAGTTTTTCAGTTGGAAATGTATCTAGGTTTTATTTAGAAGCCTAACTACAGCCTACAAAGACAATGCATCATGGTTTAGTTCAAGTTAAAGAAGACTACATCACAGATCAAGTCAAGAAGTTATCATAGAAGATTGTATTCCATAGATTGAAATATATATGTTGaatgagttaactgtcattttcgtccctgtggtttggtcactttggccatttcagtccatttttcaaaaatgcgccattttcctccccgacgttctggaaaggtgccatttaagtccaaaaatcataacccagttaagtcggtttgttaataaggactgattgtgtaaatttgtaacaataaaggaccatttaagtaaaatgtataaatattaatataattataaaatataatatatatatatatatatataatgtatacatatatatatacagatCAGACGAGAGAGGGAGAGGGTGAACCGGAGCCGGAACCGGAGCTCCAgtggtcaccaccgccgccgccggaaccaccaccatcaacgtcatcatcgtcatcagacgagagagggagaaagtcggagagagagagagagataacgacgagagagagagagagaaggaggcgGGAGAGAGAACCGGCGACGGTGGGGGTGTCGTTTTTCCGGTGAGTTGCAGGCGGCGGCAGTGGTGATGAAGgtctgatgatgatgaagatgaagatcgcgatgatgatgatgaaggtcGATGATGAAGGTCCGGTGAGTTGcaggcggcggcggcggtggtgagtATGCAGGTAAGGTGAGAATGCaggtctgatgatgatgatgaagatcgcgatgatgatgatgaaggtcgatgatgatgataacagatgatgacgatgatgacgttgatggtggtggttccggcggcggcggtggtgaccacCGGAGCTTCGGTTCCGGCTCCGGTTCACCCTTTCCCTCTCTCGTCTgatctgtatatatatatatgtatacattatatatatatattatatattttataattatattaatatttatacattttacttaaatggtcctttatgttacaaatttacacaatcagtccttatttacaaaccgacttaactgggttatgatttttggactgaaatggcacctttccagaacatcggggaggaaaatggcgcatttttgaaaaatggactgaaatggccaaagtgaccaaaccacagggacgaaaatggcagttaactcatgTTGAATTGAGTGGGGAGCTTATACACACCacactctttttcccttgactaTTTTTTCCCACTaagttttcttagtaaggttctTAATGAGACAATATTATTATCATTTTATTTTTCTAGGTCTCGAAATTACCAATTTAATATCATCTTGAAGTATGATGTTACTAGTATATTACGAGGATTAATATGTATGACGGGGAGTGTTATAAAATGGTTTAGTTACATACAATTTACAGATCATTAAGCTCACATTTACTCATTATAATTATTGTTAATAGTTTACTACTACATATTTCTCAATTTTTTTATCACTAGGTTCAATTTCACATCTTCCACTGTGTCAGGACTCATTTGTTTGCTATTCAATTTCGAGTCAGTGTCCTCGTTAACCTCAAATCGCCTTGTGTTCTCTCTTGGATATTGATGGTCAATAACTATATTCGATTTCTACTTGGGCTATGATCGTCATAtgttaaaaattttgaaaaaacgAGCTCTTCAGGGATTGAATATGACCATCCAGCTAACATATAGTTTTCAACTCATTCATTTATATTTATTCAGATTAGAGTTGAATCAGATTTGGATTCTGATTCGCAGCGGTGATTTGCCTCCTTAAAAAGCTTTCTTCATCAGTTGCAAATTTTGTGTTTGGATCAGCAGCAAAATTCAAGCATTAGTTGCAAGAAATGTGCATCAGTAACAAAATGTTATTATTAGCTTGAAAATATAAGCACCTCTGCACCAAGTTGTTGAAGATGGGCATGGGACGACAAACAAGCAGGAACAAAATATGTATGAAGATATAAACATGGTTGGTCAATGTTGTACCTTAGAGAAGCCATTGATCAAATGCTCTGTCTGAATATTTCATGACCAGAAAAACCTTAATAAAACAAAATTTAGTTTAAACAAGTACATTGATTAACCACATATTCTCTTAGCAGCATGAACCATCCAGTTATATAGAGACATTCAACAACAAATGAGATCGCTGCGTTCTAGTTTCTCCTCCGTTTATCAGGTGGGGTCCCACCACCCTTCCTTTTCCTGTTACTAGACTTAGGTGACCTTGACCTATACTCATCATCCATCATTCCCACTTCCCCTTCTTCCACAGGCTCAAAATCTTGACTGCGCGACGGCTGCCCCTTAACCGAAGACTGGTATTGACCGTCTTCCAGATCATTATCCATCTGACTTGACGATTTTGACCAATGATGTTTTCTATCTTGTTTGCTTTTCTCTGATTCAGCAGCCAACTCTATACCATCTTCTAATTCTCTCTCAATTAAATCATCTTCATCCATGACATCTGTTTTTCGGGTCACATCACCTACACGGGCCTTCCTTCTTTTCTCAAGGGCCGCTTTAACTTTATCTTTGTCAAGTTTTTTAAAAGCATCTTGAGGTGACTTTCCCTGGTATTTCTCCTTTGCTAATTCTACGGGTTCCCTTCTTTCTCGTGTTTCCTCATAATGTCCTTCAGGTCCGTTACCCTCTTCCGGGCCGTAATGTTGTTGTTGACTTTCATTCACTTCAACGTCTCCTTTTACGTTCTGGCCCGATTGATCAGGAGGAGGCCTTGATGAGGTACCGGGCCTGGAATTACTGTTGTTTGGGCCATCTTCGTCGGCTGTATGAGATCTGGTGGGCCCCTTTTGAGTAGCCCCGCCACCTGTACTGCTGTCGACAACTTCGCTAGTTTGAGAAGGTGCCACTCTGTTTTGCTCGTACAGTTCTAACATTTGATTACTGACCTCTGCAAAATGAAAATATATTTATTACCTAAGAATATGATACAAACAAATCATAgggaaaaaaaaaagagtaaaatgccattttcgtccctgaggtttggttagttttgcgactttcgtctaaaggtttgttttttcgcatctgggtctaaaaggtttgaaatcttgccatttttatccggcttgttaactccatcgaTTTTTCTCTGTTTAGTTAGGGGTATTTatgtcttttttgctaacttaaagggcaatttggtctttttcactttatgtaaagaCCGAATTGTCCTTTAGGTTAACAAAAAGATGGAAACACcgctgacttaacggagaaaaatggacaGAGTTgatgagccggatgaaaatggcaagatttcaaactttttggatccagatgcggaaaaacaaaacctttggacaaaagtcgcaaaaccgGCCAAACCTCGgagacaaaaatggcattttactcgaaAAAAATTAAGACAGACCCTCTAATTGGCGTGGGGTAACATCGAACTCCTGCCACCAAACTTTTTCACCGTCTGACGGCAGTTTAACTTTGAGGAACTTGGCGGCAAGGAAAATAGCACCGGCGGCGATGTGGTGGGGTTTAAATTGCAAGCAGAGAGATGTCCGAAGCCTGCATGCCTCTTTTGCATGTCAAAATGGTACGACAGGCTGGCATTTACATAGAGAAACCACAAATTAAGAAATACAGCAGCGTACCCATCGTTGACAAAATTCCAAGCAACTTGAGCAAGGGCATTTTGAGCAACTTTGAACTTCTTTATTGCTTCTACTAGTGGTTTATATGGATGATGCACGTTAAAGTCAAAACCGAGAGTTGCAAGAACAACTCGCTCCCCGAGTAATATTAATTCCTTTTGTTGTTCATACACCTCCTGCAACACAaaacatatacatataaataCGTACAAACTTTGAGGACCTAAGTAACAAGTGACTTTTAGTAGAACTGATGATACCTTCTGTTTGATTCTTTGTATAGCATCGGGATCCTTTTTGTTATTAATTTCATAGGAAACAAGGATAACGTCTTTTAAAGGGCGAGGAGTTTCTTCAACCTTGCCTGCAAGAAACATGCAGACAGTTGCAATTGTCTGCAATTCAAACATGTTAAGACTGTTCGTCGATGATTAATATATTATCCCAAAATAGCATGCCATTTGACAATTATATTATCAATTTCAATTTCACAGCAGAgacaattatattatattatattatattatatttattattcgAAGGTTATATTCCAGTCTTGTCAATGATTGAATGTTAAACTAACTTTTGGTTAGCATGATTGTTTTCTTTACTTTTAAACACACAAGACAAAACCAACTGCATTCAATAACGTAAAtgcaaaaaaatatatatatacaaagtTAAATGAAGCACAACTCACCCTCCGGTCATTTTTTGCAAGTGACTGACGGAGAAAAAACCGGTGGCAAAAGATTATAGCTGTAGCAATGGTTACCTGGGGCCTGGATAACAAAATTTCCAACAAAAACCatgtattacatatcaaaccaaaATGTAGACCAACCATTTTCAGTAAAGAAGCACAAGTTTATATAGATTACTAATATAAATTGAACATCAAGAACATTTGCCACCTATATTCTATTCACACACCGGCCTCTTTCACTGCAGTTAGTGACAGAATATCAGGATGCTAAGGCTCTTTAATATATGGTGTTATTGTTAATCTAAGTGTTAACTTAAACTTTCCGGTTTCTCAATAATACTTGCTCTAACGTAAATTATCTGAGTCCATCTTCTACTCCAAGCCTcccaatttttcttttttttaatccGCCCTCCCTAGTCCTTATTCCTTAATAAACTCTTATATCAATAATACTTACTTCTAACTAACCTAAATTATCTGACAGCTACAAAGTACAAACTCTTATATCAaacaagttaaaaaaataaaaggcAATAGGGTCGTAAAAAAGAGTGATAAAAGTATACTATATAACTTGGTTAGTTGGTTCAAAAAAGCGTGAAACAATTCGAGGCGGTTATATCCCAAGAGCCGACGCAGAAAGCACGTGCATCACGACATCACGTACCCAAGGCACGTACAACCAAATAAGTTTTATTTACAGCCGGAAGTTGCGTCTCGTCTCTCTCATTCGGTTATACAAATCATCCTTTTTATCAAGTAAACCTCTTCATAATTTCTTCATTCGGCATCCTTTGGTTGCTTTTATATAGAAGCCTCCTACATACCCTATTTTTTACCGATTTTGACCCAGACGTACATGAGGCGCTGCCTCAAGCCACTAAGAGGTTTTCCAGCTCACCATGTGCCTCAGGCTTGCCTTTTCAAAACCAAGCTATATAAAAGAACTTCAATATGTGTAGGAATCCAATCTTCTTAACAGACACTCTTATCGCTATAGAAAAGTATAAAACAAATGACCAAAGCACAACCAACCATTTATTTTCATTCTTTGGGGTCCATGTGTTAATTGTACACTACGACGAGAAATAAAATGTGCATACATCCCAAAAAAATAGAGAAATGGTATAAACAGATAGAACCACAAATGcctttataaattataaccaaaacTACAAAGAAGATGTTCTCTTCACATCACATAATTTTTACCAAATCaacgttttataaaaaaagaaaacataCGTAGTCCAATCAAATGCAATCTCTAAAGATGATTTAAATCTAGTTGTGTCGCATCAAAAAATTCAATGCTAAAGCTTAAACTTAAACCCTATTGCGTTTTTTATTGGTTAAACACATCATAAAACAGATGATATGCATTGTTATTTTCAGCTACACATCCAAGTTTCATACATATAAGAAAGTAACAAGAATAATAATCATAACTTGAGGGGGGAAACAAGGAATAAAGAAACGTACACTTTGAGCCTCATACCGAGATCTTGCAAAAATGTGCAATAAGATTTGCGTAGATAAGTTTCCTTCTTTAAATCAATGCCATCTGGTCTAGATGGTGAATTTTCTTCAATTTCTTTGCGTGAAAAATACCACCGACCACCATGTTCTTCCAATTTATCATCAGAATGCCTATATGGACCCCCTTCatgcattccaaaatgcattgGATCACTTGACAACAAAGCAGTCATTGGCGGTTTCTGCACTCTACAAAACTTCAAAGAATGAAGATAGAGTTCCCCTACTTCACAAAATGCTTTGAACTAGCATGTACTACCTGCATTGTATGTGTACTAACAAATTTGAGTAGGCAAAAAGAGATACaaaatacatttttttaaataaagattCTCCCAAGTTTAGGGTATAATTTAGCATTAGTGTGGCAATGGACAATGGTGCAAGCAAATACAAATACAGATTACTCTTACGTTGCATATTAGTGTTTAGGGAAAATTTCTATATTTTTAGAATGCTAGATTCATCATCCAAGTTTAGGGTATAATTTAGCattactgatatcgggaaaatcgatAATATATCGATCAATTTGGCTGATAACATCGGTACCGATagttgacaccgatattttacatggAATCTGATCACCAATATATCACCAACATATCACAGATATGTCACCTATATTAACTGCATAGCTGTAAGATCAGCCATGAGGAACACCCTGCTTGCAACCTATCTATGCTTGCAAGTTGCAACACAAGAAACAATGCATTTCTGACTCAAAAAGTCAAAAGTAGAATTTATGAAGTCAAGCCTGCTCATGGTCAAGAGGATCTACAGACCACGAATAAAACCAAAAGGCCAATGGACTTTGTAAGCATTGCCACAAGAAAGAAACCACAACTCTTATCTTTGTCTTCTTaccacacacatacatatatatacacatacataaagGGAGCTAAGCAGTTAATGCGGAaaaatatcggttatcggtcaaggaccgatatttgagatatcgttTATCGCGGTGATatatcggtgagatatcggtaacTTCT
The Helianthus annuus cultivar XRQ/B chromosome 6, HanXRQr2.0-SUNRISE, whole genome shotgun sequence genome window above contains:
- the LOC110864995 gene encoding cyclin-T1-3, with product MTALLSSDPMHFGMHEGGPYRHSDDKLEEHGGRWYFSRKEIEENSPSRPDGIDLKKETYLRKSYCTFLQDLGMRLKVPQVTIATAIIFCHRFFLRQSLAKNDRRTIATVCMFLAGKVEETPRPLKDVILVSYEINNKKDPDAIQRIKQKEVYEQQKELILLGERVVLATLGFDFNVHHPYKPLVEAIKKFKVAQNALAQVAWNFVNDGLRTSLCLQFKPHHIAAGAIFLAAKFLKVKLPSDGEKVWWQEFDVTPRQLEEVSNQMLELYEQNRVAPSQTSEVVDSSTGGGATQKGPTRSHTADEDGPNNSNSRPGTSSRPPPDQSGQNVKGDVEVNESQQQHYGPEEGNGPEGHYEETRERREPVELAKEKYQGKSPQDAFKKLDKDKVKAALEKRRKARVGDVTRKTDVMDEDDLIERELEDGIELAAESEKSKQDRKHHWSKSSSQMDNDLEDGQYQSSVKGQPSRSQDFEPVEEGEVGMMDDEYRSRSPKSSNRKRKGGGTPPDKRRRN